The following coding sequences lie in one Yamadazyma tenuis chromosome 3, complete sequence genomic window:
- the GPI12 gene encoding N-acetylglucosaminyl-phosphatidylinositol de-N-acetylase (EggNog:ENOG503NYTI; COG:M) has product MLFVIPSSVVRVIAGSFLLWVLLSTIIPQAITKFRDPSVKANSFSGPVYPYTSITPFDSVPIRNSTVYYVIGHPDDEVMFFSPSILELSKPIYHNTLKLICLSVGDAVDSSYGPIRSRELHESARILGLHHDDVVVADEFKDGMDETWDHSRISQVLSHHISEKSNVVIVTFDELGTLNFLEKYSFTVLTNIELMVDHVSQLVLSKILKFNINIGISLFNTPKNATGTKIYSDLNMLSVSYAAMAYGHFSQMVWFRYGWLVFSRYLTFNHLIEA; this is encoded by the exons ATGCTATTTGTTATTCCCTCATCAGTAGTACGAGTGATAGCCGGCTCGTTCCTCCTATGGGTTCTCTTATCTACCATAATCCCTCAGGCGATCACCAAATTCCGTGATCCATCGGTCAAAGCCAACTCATTCTCGGGGCCAGTTTATCCCTACACATCTATAACTCCATTTGATTCGGTGCCAATCCGCAACAGCACCGTCTATTATGTCATTGGCCATCCTGACGATGAGGTGATGTTTTTCTCCCCGTCAATTCTCGAGCTTTCCAAGCCTATTTACCACAATACCCTCAAGCTCATCTGTTTGTCTGTGGGGGATGCAGTAGACTCAAGTTACGGACCAATTCGTAGCAGAGAATTACACGAGTCAGCCAGGATCCTAGGTCTACACCATGATGACGTGGTAGTGGCtgatgagttcaaggaTGGTATGGACGAGACGTGGGACCATTCACGTATCAGCCAGGTGTTGTCTCACCACATCAGTGAAAAGTCCAACGTGGTGATAGTGACGTTTGACGAACTAGGG ACACtcaactttttggaaaagtaCTCTTTCACGGTGCTCACCAACATCGAGTTAATGGTGGACCACGTTCTGCAGTTGGTGTTGAGCAAAAtcctcaagttcaacatcaacatcgGCATcagcttgttcaacacGCCCAAAAATGCTACAGGTACCAAAATATATTCTGATTTAAATATGTTAAGTGTTAGCTATGCTGCCATGGCCTACGGACACTTTTCGCAGATGGTGTGGTTCCGGTACGGGTGGTTGGTCTTCAGTCGGTACTTGACCTTTAATCACCTCATAGAGGCATAA
- the ARP6 gene encoding Actin- protein 6 (BUSCO:EOG0926229Z; EggNog:ENOG503NV2X; COG:Z) gives MTYLVVDNGSYSVKAGFAESNEPTIQHNAISKAKDGSLYIGSDYISTNNHSGLIFKRPHEQGHLTSWETEKPVWDYTFDLLSKKDINPTDLGLVLTETPFQLPQLSMNTDQIVFEEYGFGSYYRCIAPSLVPWTYAGDPDFSLVVDCGFSATWIVPIIYQSVYWKGVRKLPIGGRALNGLLREIISFRHYDISDEPVLINTIKESTCFMAQDFGAALKKKLAHECEFVLPDFKTTTTGYVRQSGQRGAGDLQSLVLTDERFVVPESLYRPEIIFDNAPSTSAILQTAPIKNLTDLVVEAIMTSPVVARPLLSQNITVVGGTSLVPGFSTRLEDELAKELPSDWKVQVVSSGDHKPDVASWYGGAELCQSEIIDKVTISKQEYYEHGSNWCQTQFGFRNV, from the coding sequence ATGACATATCTTGTGGTTGACAACGGAAGCTACAGCGTCAAGGCCGGATTTGCCGAGCTGAACGAGCCTACCATTCAGCACAACGCCATTTCCAAGGCCAAGGATGGAAGCCTTTATATCGGTAGTGACTACATATCTACCAACAACCACAGCGGGTTGATATTCAAAAGACCTCATGAACAGGGTCACCTCACGTCGTGGGAAACAGAAAAACCCGTGTGGGACTACACGTTTGACCTATTATCCAAAAAAGATATCAATCCCACCGACTTGGGCTTGGTGCTCACGGAGACGCCGTTCCAGTTACCTCAGCTCTCGATGAACACAGACCAAATCGTATTTGAAGAGTACGGGTTTGGCAGTTACTACCGATGTATCGCCCCTTCTTTGGTGCCGTGGACGTATGCAGGTGATCCCGACTTTAGTCTCGTGGTGGACTGTGGGTTTAGTGCTACTTGGATAGTTCCCATCATCTATCAATCGGTATACTGGAAGGGTGTCAGGAAATTACCGATTGGAGGAAGGGCCTTGAACGGACTCTTGCGAGAAATAATCTCGTTCCGGCACTACGATATTCTGGATGAGCCAGTGCTTATAAATACCATCAAGGAATCCACCTGTTTTATGGCCCAGGACTTTGGGGCTGCCCTCAAGAAAAAGCTTGCCCACGAATGTGAGTTTGTTTTACCAGATTTCAagaccaccaccaccgggTACGTGCGGCAGCTGGGCCAGCGTGGGGCGGGAGACCTTCAGAGTCTTGTACTTACAGACGAGAGGTTTGTGGTGCCTGAATCGCTCTATAGACCTGAAATCATCTTTGATAACGCTCCGTCCACCAGTGCAATTCTTCAAACGGCCCCCATTAAAAACTTGACtgacttggtggtggaggccATCATGACATCTCCAGTGGTTGCAAGACCGTTACTACTGCAAAATATCACGGTGGTGGGAGGTACCAGTTTAGTACCCGGGTTTAGTACtcgacttgaagatgaattggccaaagagCTCCCCCTGGACTGGAAAGTACAGGTGGTTTCCAGCGGAGACCACAAGCCCGATGTGGCCAGCTGGTACGGCGGCGCTGAGTTATGTCAGAGTGAAATTATAGATAAAGTCACCATCTCCAAGCAGGAGTACTACGAGCATGGGTCCAATTGGTGCCAGACTCAGTTTGGATTCCGAAACGTTTAA